Proteins from one Sulfurovum sp. TSL1 genomic window:
- a CDS encoding AAA family ATPase, translated as MTETEALVKANIEKYKKLDKGEWDDEALIEAQNNIEFVKQFKEELSKELFGQDQAINVVANSMKTTVKDQKGPKATYLFLGPPATGKTYLAELMAEHIPKYKIMKFDMTQYHQQNGGELYGYPAGWKGYGVGQLTGFVHRNPKAVIVLDSFEKCDNVIQNNLFSIFEGGKMRDACGWDKITDEPCNEDPDIIYNDENANYLVDFTEAIFIITTSVGKELYQDYRFQDLVEKDYVQAESMILEAIKREKKRESRSGGIQEAIVPELVSRFSKAHIVLFNKLEYDAFEKISKRVFLGYKDEFYDQYKIEFVVGNNFDNFLKIQMLNFAPELDARRLKEKVSTFFFNRITQFMQDSDKPIMYFKQIKVSLSKESVAFLKERVLPLIENETLVREMFRKNTTLDVNDSIMEKHGIITYKVNACKFSQVVRIKDFSEDGLVFDIPNVSFNDIAGHHKAKQRLREVINFFKEPKLLESFKIVPPKGMLLYGPPGTGKTMLAKAFAKEAELPFISTTGLELLQPEKTKSIFTRAKAYAPAIIFIDEIDTLGRRDGENGREVPINKLLSEMDGFAGRKGEDIFVIAATNYKENIDPAIIRPGRVEIHIEINNLDKDARQYFLEKVINEKPTIGTFDMKKLLMYTTGFTGSQLEMLGKEASYYCLRHGLPAITQDILIDQINTIKYGERQSYLSLEQMFEETAIYEAGRAVISKVLMPHIHIEHVSITPKDNNEHFISHNYSDVQENMTVKDFKDKICVSLAGRAAQIKQFGDVEGMDSGASNDLQQATRDAYVAIAHYGMDKEVGYININGVMDAQQKSVSNKDTEHYHEKIDSALERWMAEGEQRVVDLVNKHWSTIEKLSKILLKKEIIYADELDEILTR; from the coding sequence ATGACAGAAACAGAAGCATTAGTCAAAGCAAATATTGAAAAATACAAGAAACTAGATAAAGGTGAGTGGGATGATGAAGCACTTATAGAGGCGCAGAACAATATAGAATTTGTAAAACAATTCAAAGAAGAACTCTCTAAAGAACTTTTTGGACAAGATCAAGCGATCAATGTGGTGGCCAACAGTATGAAAACCACAGTCAAGGATCAAAAAGGACCTAAGGCCACCTATCTTTTTTTAGGACCTCCGGCTACCGGTAAGACCTACCTTGCAGAACTGATGGCAGAACATATACCTAAGTATAAGATCATGAAGTTCGACATGACACAGTACCATCAGCAAAACGGTGGAGAGCTGTATGGATATCCTGCCGGATGGAAAGGGTATGGTGTCGGTCAACTGACTGGTTTTGTACATAGAAACCCCAAGGCGGTTATCGTACTTGATTCATTTGAAAAGTGTGACAATGTCATCCAGAACAACCTTTTCTCCATCTTTGAAGGTGGTAAGATGCGTGATGCATGTGGTTGGGACAAGATCACCGATGAGCCGTGTAATGAAGATCCTGATATCATCTATAACGATGAAAATGCAAACTACCTAGTGGATTTTACAGAGGCGATTTTTATTATTACAACGAGTGTAGGTAAAGAGCTTTACCAAGACTACAGGTTTCAAGATCTGGTTGAGAAAGATTATGTACAAGCTGAATCTATGATCCTTGAAGCGATCAAGAGAGAGAAGAAAAGAGAAAGTAGAAGCGGCGGTATCCAGGAGGCTATCGTACCAGAGCTTGTTTCCAGATTCTCCAAAGCACATATTGTCCTCTTCAATAAGCTGGAGTATGATGCCTTTGAAAAAATATCCAAAAGGGTGTTTTTAGGCTATAAAGATGAGTTCTATGACCAGTATAAGATCGAGTTTGTTGTAGGTAACAACTTTGACAACTTTTTGAAAATTCAGATGCTTAATTTTGCTCCGGAACTGGATGCAAGACGACTTAAAGAGAAAGTGAGTACCTTCTTTTTTAACAGGATCACACAATTCATGCAAGACTCAGATAAGCCGATCATGTATTTCAAGCAGATCAAAGTATCTCTCTCCAAAGAGTCTGTAGCATTTTTAAAGGAACGGGTACTCCCACTGATTGAAAATGAAACACTCGTAAGGGAAATGTTCAGAAAAAATACGACCCTTGATGTCAATGATAGCATCATGGAGAAGCATGGCATCATTACCTATAAGGTCAACGCTTGTAAATTTTCACAAGTAGTAAGGATCAAAGACTTTAGCGAAGATGGTCTGGTCTTTGATATCCCTAATGTTTCTTTTAATGATATTGCGGGCCATCATAAGGCAAAGCAGAGATTGAGAGAGGTCATTAACTTTTTTAAAGAGCCAAAACTCCTGGAAAGTTTTAAGATCGTACCACCAAAGGGTATGCTATTGTATGGACCTCCGGGTACAGGAAAAACGATGCTGGCAAAAGCCTTTGCCAAAGAGGCGGAACTTCCTTTTATCTCAACTACTGGACTTGAACTGCTCCAACCTGAAAAGACCAAATCGATCTTTACCAGGGCAAAAGCGTATGCACCTGCGATCATCTTCATTGACGAAATCGATACCCTCGGAAGACGTGATGGAGAAAATGGTCGAGAAGTACCTATTAATAAACTCTTATCAGAGATGGATGGTTTTGCAGGGAGAAAAGGTGAAGATATCTTTGTGATCGCTGCAACCAACTACAAAGAAAATATCGATCCGGCCATTATCAGACCGGGAAGGGTAGAGATCCATATAGAGATCAATAATCTTGATAAAGATGCAAGACAGTACTTTCTGGAGAAAGTGATCAATGAAAAGCCTACAATCGGCACATTTGACATGAAAAAACTGCTGATGTATACCACAGGATTTACAGGTTCTCAACTTGAAATGCTGGGGAAAGAAGCTTCATACTACTGTCTACGTCATGGTTTGCCTGCGATCACTCAGGATATTCTCATTGATCAGATCAATACGATCAAATACGGTGAGAGACAATCTTACCTCTCTCTTGAACAGATGTTTGAAGAGACAGCGATCTATGAAGCGGGACGTGCGGTCATCTCTAAGGTCTTAATGCCTCATATTCATATAGAGCATGTAAGCATTACGCCTAAAGACAATAATGAGCATTTCATTTCACATAATTACAGTGATGTGCAAGAGAACATGACTGTCAAAGATTTTAAAGACAAAATCTGTGTATCACTGGCGGGAAGAGCAGCTCAGATCAAACAGTTCGGGGATGTAGAAGGTATGGATTCTGGTGCTTCAAATGACCTACAGCAGGCCACGCGTGATGCCTACGTGGCTATTGCACATTATGGAATGGATAAAGAGGTCGGGTATATCAATATCAATGGTGTGATGGATGCACAACAAAAATCTGTTTCCAATAAAGATACAGAACACTATCATGAGAAAATAGACTCAGCACTTGAACGCTGGATGGCTGAAGGTGAACAGAGAGTGGTTGATCTAGTCAATAAGCATTGGAGTACGATAGAAAAACTCTCTAAAATACTTCTTAAAAAAGAGATCATTTATGCAGATGAACTGGATGAGATTCTAACTAGATAA